Proteins from a genomic interval of Novipirellula aureliae:
- the odhB gene encoding 2-oxoglutarate dehydrogenase complex dihydrolipoyllysine-residue succinyltransferase, whose protein sequence is MSESINVDVPTVGESISEVQIGEWLKTDGQWVEEGEDLVEIETEKASVQIPAPASGILGNISKATEEFAKVGETIASITPGEKPSGDTSGESAKPASSEPAKQAEPAAATRSPQGSNDSFVMPAAQRLLDEHGLTVGQVPATGPGGRLLKEDVLAFVQSRSELTGIAVHKDADAAMPKPVPARQTATTSLVSDSTPNRSEEVKPLSMLRRTIASRLVEAQQTAALLTTFNEVNMEPTMTIRSKYKDAFAERHGVKLGFMSFFAKAAVEALRRYPAVNAEIRDNNVIYRHYQDIGIAIGGGKGLVVPVLRNVERMSFADIEMNISNYAKLAGENRLQPDDLMDGTFTISNGGIYGSLLSTPIVNPPQSGILGLHSIQDRPMAVDGQVVIRPMMYLALTYDHRIVDGREAVGFLRAIKDVIEDPARLFLEL, encoded by the coding sequence GTGAGCGAGTCCATAAACGTCGATGTCCCTACCGTGGGCGAATCCATCAGTGAAGTTCAAATTGGCGAATGGCTGAAAACGGACGGACAATGGGTCGAAGAGGGCGAAGACCTCGTCGAAATCGAAACCGAAAAAGCGTCGGTGCAAATCCCCGCTCCCGCTTCGGGTATTTTGGGGAATATTAGCAAAGCGACCGAAGAGTTTGCCAAAGTCGGCGAAACGATTGCGTCGATCACCCCTGGTGAAAAACCGAGTGGTGATACAAGCGGCGAATCGGCAAAGCCGGCATCATCCGAACCTGCCAAACAAGCCGAGCCTGCTGCGGCGACTCGATCGCCGCAAGGCAGCAATGACTCCTTCGTCATGCCTGCGGCCCAGCGATTACTCGACGAGCATGGGTTAACGGTCGGGCAAGTTCCCGCAACGGGGCCTGGTGGTCGACTCTTGAAGGAAGACGTCTTAGCATTTGTGCAAAGCCGCAGCGAATTGACAGGCATCGCTGTTCATAAAGATGCGGACGCGGCAATGCCAAAGCCCGTTCCGGCCCGTCAAACCGCCACCACCAGTTTGGTGTCCGACTCGACACCAAACCGTAGCGAAGAAGTCAAGCCGCTGAGCATGCTGAGACGAACGATTGCATCTCGCTTGGTTGAAGCCCAACAAACGGCCGCACTGTTGACGACCTTTAACGAGGTCAACATGGAGCCAACGATGACGATTCGCAGCAAATACAAGGACGCGTTTGCCGAACGACATGGTGTCAAGTTGGGATTCATGTCATTCTTTGCCAAAGCCGCCGTTGAAGCACTACGCCGTTACCCAGCGGTCAACGCCGAAATTCGCGACAACAATGTGATCTATCGCCATTACCAAGATATCGGTATCGCGATCGGCGGCGGGAAAGGTTTGGTGGTTCCCGTTTTGCGAAATGTTGAACGAATGTCATTTGCAGATATTGAAATGAACATCAGCAACTACGCGAAGTTGGCTGGCGAAAACCGGTTGCAACCTGATGACTTGATGGACGGCACCTTCACCATCAGCAACGGTGGTATCTACGGATCGCTGTTAAGCACACCGATTGTGAATCCACCGCAAAGTGGGATTCTCGGATTGCACTCGATCCAAGACCGACCGATGGCGGTTGATGGCCAAGTGGTGATTCGTCCGATGATGTATTTGGCCTTAACCTATGATCATCGGATCGTCGATGGACGCGAAGCAGTCGGTTTTTTGCGGGCAATCAAAGATGTGATCGAAGATCCAGCCCGTTTGTTCTTGGAGTTATAG
- a CDS encoding serine/threonine-protein kinase: MNKNRTASDIGGEERESGKDQEIASILANLADGVCRGEIVDFDSVCQQYPQHATELRRLWGAVLVTDTAGAAKEERPQIRGDDSSSQWRRLDLPVRIGDYVLIEEIGRGGMGVVFRARQMSLDREVAVKMILRGRLASEADLQRFMAEASATARLEHPGIVPVYEVGDIEGRPFFSMKYIEGQTLSQLVDKRPMNQRDAARIVASVARSIDFAHQRGVLHRDIKPSNILLAADGVPLITDFGLAKRAGSESELTRSGLLVGTPAYMSPEQAGNRRDLVSATSDVYSLGSVLYFALTGRAPFVAETPMELVMMVIEQDPNPPRMLRPNLDRDLEMIVVRCLQKPVDLRYESAAALADDLERYLADEPIAARSGRFGQVIARVFRETHHATVLENWGLLWMWHSLVLFVACLLTWQLDYHGMTRRAVYESVWIVGLGAWAAVFWKLRQRMGPVTFVERQIAHVWGAAMMAIGLLFPLEWWLGMPVLSLSPMLGVITAMVFLIKAGMLTGAFYVQSVALLIAAVLMALYPPWAHLIFGVVAAACFFVPGYKYARRRKLNPSSTHAQRNQ; this comes from the coding sequence GTGAACAAGAATCGCACAGCATCCGACATTGGCGGAGAGGAACGCGAAAGTGGTAAGGATCAGGAGATCGCGTCCATTCTGGCCAATTTGGCGGACGGCGTTTGCCGTGGCGAGATCGTCGATTTCGACTCGGTTTGTCAACAATATCCTCAGCATGCCACCGAACTACGTCGATTGTGGGGGGCCGTTTTGGTGACCGATACCGCTGGCGCGGCGAAGGAGGAACGGCCTCAGATCCGCGGCGACGATTCATCTTCTCAATGGCGACGATTGGATCTGCCTGTTCGGATTGGCGATTATGTCTTGATTGAAGAGATTGGCCGTGGGGGAATGGGGGTCGTTTTTCGAGCCCGGCAAATGAGTCTTGACCGCGAGGTCGCGGTGAAAATGATCTTACGAGGTCGATTGGCAAGCGAAGCGGATTTGCAACGGTTCATGGCCGAGGCGTCTGCGACAGCGCGGCTAGAGCACCCAGGAATCGTTCCCGTTTACGAAGTCGGCGACATCGAAGGACGCCCGTTCTTTTCGATGAAGTACATCGAAGGACAAACGCTGTCACAATTGGTCGATAAGCGACCGATGAATCAACGCGACGCGGCTCGCATCGTGGCCTCTGTCGCCCGCTCTATCGACTTTGCCCACCAACGTGGGGTTTTGCATCGTGACATCAAGCCGAGCAACATTTTGTTGGCAGCGGATGGGGTTCCGCTCATTACCGATTTTGGCTTGGCCAAGCGAGCGGGCAGTGAATCCGAGCTGACTCGCAGCGGCTTACTCGTCGGCACGCCTGCTTATATGTCGCCCGAACAAGCTGGCAATCGGCGTGATTTGGTTTCCGCGACGAGCGACGTCTACAGTCTCGGCAGTGTCCTCTATTTTGCCTTGACCGGACGTGCACCATTCGTTGCCGAAACGCCGATGGAATTGGTGATGATGGTGATCGAGCAAGACCCCAACCCGCCTCGCATGCTGCGTCCGAACTTGGATCGTGATTTGGAGATGATTGTCGTTCGTTGCCTGCAAAAACCAGTCGATTTGCGATACGAATCAGCGGCCGCGTTGGCTGATGATTTAGAACGCTACTTGGCCGACGAACCGATAGCCGCTCGGAGCGGGCGGTTTGGCCAAGTGATCGCGAGGGTGTTTCGCGAAACCCACCATGCAACCGTCCTTGAGAACTGGGGGCTGTTGTGGATGTGGCACTCACTCGTCTTGTTCGTCGCGTGTTTGCTGACTTGGCAACTTGATTACCACGGAATGACTCGGCGTGCGGTGTACGAATCGGTTTGGATCGTTGGGCTCGGTGCTTGGGCGGCAGTGTTTTGGAAATTGAGACAACGAATGGGGCCCGTCACGTTTGTGGAACGGCAAATCGCTCATGTCTGGGGTGCCGCAATGATGGCCATCGGACTGCTGTTCCCACTCGAATGGTGGCTCGGGATGCCGGTGCTGAGCCTATCGCCAATGCTTGGCGTAATCACTGCAATGGTCTTTTTGATCAAAGCAGGGATGCTGACGGGCGCATTCTATGTTCAATCGGTCGCTTTGCTGATTGCCGCTGTCTTGATGGCTTTGTATCCGCCGTGGGCTCATCTGATATTTGGTGTCGTTGCGGCAGCGTGCTTCTTCGTGCCGGGCTATAAGTACGCTCGCCGCCGAAAACTCAATCCTAGCTCAACCCACGCACAACGTAATCAGTGA
- a CDS encoding metallophosphoesterase yields the protein MPTANVHWLVLIAVLIGHFGIHLAIYNRVNAIGWSRRTTKRISKFFFLTMLTLPVVIGGLYFSELLAWLSEGSSHWSRLFSLPVFPMAYFIVCLASWMLLGVPWLLWRPILGLEWVRASRTIQSISVDQAVATPLALSRKCKLESQLPFNQLFDLSVEEIKLPVVGLPAQLDGYRIAHLSDIHLTGDVHLNYAKFTVETATRWKPELMVLSGDIIDSQKCIQWLTEIYSGADAIDGCYYVLGNHDVRITDSRQTRRAMDHAGWTDLGCLQTVVHLRGVPVRLIGNEYPWFDRPELPVKTDEEFRMLLSHSPDQIWWARKHGIQLMFAGHTHGGQGRLPLFGPLLSPSYHGSRFASGDFYKPPTTMHVSRGLGGTHLVRINCRPELSLITLCVG from the coding sequence ATGCCTACGGCAAACGTCCATTGGCTTGTGTTGATCGCGGTCTTGATCGGGCATTTTGGCATTCATCTAGCGATATACAACCGTGTCAATGCGATCGGATGGTCGCGGCGAACGACCAAACGCATTTCGAAGTTCTTCTTTCTAACCATGCTCACCCTTCCGGTTGTTATCGGTGGATTGTATTTCAGTGAATTGCTGGCATGGCTATCCGAAGGTTCCTCGCACTGGTCGCGACTGTTCTCCCTGCCAGTTTTTCCGATGGCGTACTTCATTGTCTGCTTAGCTAGTTGGATGCTGCTTGGTGTGCCGTGGCTATTGTGGCGTCCGATCCTGGGGCTCGAATGGGTCCGAGCGTCTCGAACGATCCAATCGATCTCGGTTGACCAAGCGGTCGCGACCCCGCTTGCGTTGAGCCGAAAATGCAAATTGGAATCACAACTTCCATTCAACCAGCTCTTCGACTTGTCGGTCGAAGAGATCAAACTTCCGGTGGTTGGTCTTCCAGCCCAACTCGATGGTTATCGAATCGCGCATTTGTCGGACATTCATTTAACAGGCGACGTGCATCTAAACTATGCCAAATTCACCGTCGAAACGGCGACGCGGTGGAAACCGGAATTGATGGTACTGAGCGGTGACATCATCGACAGTCAAAAGTGCATTCAATGGCTGACCGAGATCTATTCGGGTGCCGATGCAATCGATGGTTGTTATTACGTGCTCGGAAACCACGACGTTCGGATTACGGATTCGCGACAGACTCGCCGAGCAATGGATCATGCCGGATGGACCGATCTGGGATGTCTACAAACGGTCGTACACCTTCGCGGCGTACCCGTTCGTTTGATTGGAAACGAGTACCCATGGTTTGATCGGCCTGAGCTGCCTGTCAAAACGGATGAGGAGTTTCGAATGCTCCTTAGCCATAGTCCCGACCAAATTTGGTGGGCACGAAAACATGGCATCCAACTGATGTTTGCTGGGCATACGCATGGCGGGCAAGGACGTTTGCCGCTGTTCGGACCTCTTCTGAGCCCAAGTTATCACGGCAGCCGATTTGCGTCGGGTGATTTTTACAAGCCACCAACCACAATGCATGTCTCTCGTGGCCTCGGCGGCACCCATTTGGTTCGCATCAATTGTCGACCCGAACTATCACTGATTACGTTGTGCGTGGGTTGA
- a CDS encoding outer membrane protein assembly factor BamB family protein, whose translation MLLLASRFTNRLLICTLTAIGLTAAPQASAEDWPGWMGTNRDGVYTENGIIEQIPSGGLPVKWRKPIEGGYAGPAVAGGRVFVFDYDRKAGDIVNDPGQRAALQGSERVLAFDQETGELLWKYEYDCPYKISYPAGPRCTPTVEGDRVYLLGSEGDLTCLNTASGERVWSRSFKKDFDAEVPIWGFSGHPLIDGDVLYCQVGGKGQGVVAFDKMSGDVRWKSLDAKVGYAPPSMIEFGGVKQLLIYHPTAVEGLDPTNGKSYWQVPIEPSFDMSISRPMVEGDLMYASGIRTVSVLVKLSSEKPEVKELWRGKRDVSVFTCNSTPIIKDGIIFGTDCNVGSLMAVDTKDGSRLWETFAATKPDEKRFVNHGTAFLTRIAGTDRYFIMSENGDLILANLSKDAYSERGRFSVVKPTSEAFGRSVVWSHPAYANRTAYIRNDEEIVAVDIAQ comes from the coding sequence ATGCTTCTGCTAGCATCACGATTTACCAATCGGCTTCTGATTTGCACTTTGACGGCCATTGGTCTAACCGCCGCACCACAAGCATCTGCTGAGGATTGGCCGGGCTGGATGGGAACCAACCGAGATGGAGTTTATACTGAGAATGGCATCATTGAACAGATTCCTTCCGGTGGTCTACCCGTGAAATGGCGAAAACCTATTGAAGGCGGCTATGCTGGGCCAGCCGTCGCCGGTGGACGGGTTTTTGTTTTTGACTACGACCGAAAAGCGGGCGATATCGTCAATGATCCTGGCCAGCGAGCCGCTCTTCAAGGCAGCGAACGAGTCTTGGCATTCGACCAAGAAACCGGCGAATTGCTGTGGAAATATGAGTACGATTGCCCTTACAAAATTTCGTATCCCGCTGGTCCGCGATGCACGCCCACGGTCGAGGGTGACCGCGTCTATCTGTTGGGCAGCGAAGGTGACTTGACATGTCTGAATACCGCTTCGGGTGAACGGGTTTGGAGCCGATCCTTCAAAAAAGACTTTGATGCGGAAGTCCCGATTTGGGGATTTTCAGGGCACCCACTCATCGATGGCGACGTGCTCTATTGCCAAGTCGGTGGTAAAGGTCAGGGAGTCGTGGCGTTCGATAAAATGAGTGGCGACGTACGCTGGAAATCGCTCGACGCCAAAGTAGGCTATGCTCCTCCAAGTATGATCGAATTTGGTGGCGTGAAACAGTTGTTGATTTATCACCCCACCGCCGTGGAGGGTCTCGATCCGACCAATGGGAAATCGTATTGGCAGGTGCCGATCGAGCCATCCTTCGATATGTCGATATCGAGACCGATGGTCGAGGGCGACCTGATGTACGCCAGCGGGATTCGCACCGTATCGGTCCTGGTCAAGCTATCGAGTGAGAAACCAGAGGTGAAGGAGCTTTGGCGAGGAAAACGAGACGTTTCCGTTTTTACTTGCAATAGTACCCCGATCATCAAAGACGGGATCATTTTCGGAACCGATTGCAATGTTGGATCGCTGATGGCCGTGGACACGAAAGATGGTTCGCGGTTGTGGGAGACCTTTGCAGCAACGAAGCCAGACGAGAAGCGGTTTGTCAATCATGGCACCGCGTTCTTGACGCGAATCGCTGGTACGGATCGCTACTTCATTATGAGTGAAAACGGTGATTTGATTCTGGCAAACTTAAGCAAAGATGCTTACTCCGAACGCGGCCGCTTCTCGGTCGTCAAGCCAACCAGCGAAGCGTTCGGGCGTTCGGTCGTGTGGAGTCACCCCGCCTACGCGAATCGCACCGCCTATATCCGAAACGACGAAGAAATCGTCGCCGTCGACATCGCTCAATAA
- a CDS encoding deoxyribonuclease I, with protein sequence MSESQPNRGHPYQIAAVVLLLVAGGWYFLRHYQIQGLDGIRVHPKSASDVQVELANFPSAGGLFEPSFDEPGFAGSGFAGPGFAGPGFDGPGLNNFSTNRSATNPQSAATKPLDDNPFTLTRQNQDAVAPPSRRLPNLKIASWALDGFGPTKLANPVARLNVVRIIHQFDIVALQQIAAIERDLVPRLIDELNQSGRHYEYVLGPSNGPDGRQEQLAFVFDTARVRVDRSQTYTVADPKNEMSFDPLVAWFQTSQPSANRAWTFSLVNIRVDLSRAPSEVALLPTIARDVRSDGRGEDDVILAGLFQADDAYLVPTIVGDQVRAAVRSAPTDIFGRYQTSNLVMDTATCSEFLGRGGVVDFLRLYNMSLSEAEIVSSHMPVYGEFTVTEGGQY encoded by the coding sequence ATGTCCGAGTCCCAACCCAATCGAGGCCACCCGTACCAGATCGCTGCGGTCGTGCTATTGCTCGTCGCAGGCGGTTGGTATTTCCTGCGCCACTATCAAATCCAAGGGCTTGACGGCATTCGAGTCCACCCAAAATCAGCATCCGACGTCCAGGTTGAGTTGGCCAATTTCCCATCGGCTGGCGGGCTTTTCGAACCTTCGTTTGATGAGCCCGGATTCGCCGGGTCTGGATTCGCCGGGCCTGGATTCGCCGGGCCTGGATTCGATGGGCCTGGTTTGAACAACTTTTCGACCAACCGTTCGGCTACCAACCCACAATCAGCAGCGACCAAGCCCCTCGACGACAACCCGTTTACATTGACACGGCAAAACCAGGACGCCGTCGCTCCACCGAGCCGACGTCTTCCCAATTTGAAAATCGCCTCATGGGCGCTCGACGGGTTCGGTCCCACCAAGCTAGCCAATCCAGTCGCCCGCTTGAACGTCGTACGAATCATTCATCAATTCGACATCGTGGCGCTACAACAAATCGCGGCGATCGAGCGAGACTTGGTGCCTCGGTTGATTGACGAGTTGAATCAATCGGGACGCCATTACGAGTATGTGCTCGGACCTTCGAATGGCCCCGATGGTCGACAGGAACAGTTGGCGTTCGTGTTCGATACGGCACGAGTGCGAGTCGATCGGTCGCAAACCTACACGGTGGCGGATCCAAAAAATGAAATGAGTTTCGACCCTCTGGTGGCGTGGTTTCAGACCTCCCAACCGTCGGCAAACCGAGCTTGGACGTTTTCGTTGGTCAACATTCGCGTCGACCTAAGCCGAGCGCCAAGCGAAGTCGCACTGCTACCCACAATTGCACGCGATGTTCGCAGCGACGGACGCGGTGAAGACGATGTCATCTTGGCAGGTTTGTTTCAAGCCGATGACGCCTACTTGGTCCCCACCATCGTCGGCGATCAAGTTCGCGCCGCCGTCCGCAGTGCCCCCACCGACATCTTTGGTCGGTATCAAACGAGTAACTTGGTGATGGACACAGCAACCTGCAGCGAGTTCCTCGGACGCGGAGGTGTCGTTGATTTCCTGCGGCTCTACAATATGAGCTTGTCGGAAGCCGAAATCGTTTCGAGTCATATGCCCGTCTACGGCGAATTCACCGTCACCGAAGGCGGCCAGTATTGA
- the pdxH gene encoding pyridoxamine 5'-phosphate oxidase: MDLAALREEYSREILDMDSADADPLKQFERWFEQAMQADLLEPNAMAMVTVDGDHRPAARTVLLKMFDANGFVFYTNYTSRKARHIEGNPHVTLLFQWLPLQRQVEINGIASKVSTAESMKYFMVRPRGSQLGAWISQQSSVISNRKLLELKLQELKTKFAGGEIPLPDFWGGYRIKPHRMEFWQGGPNRLHDRIEYQKNDSDSANDWRRQRLSP; this comes from the coding sequence ATGGACTTGGCCGCCCTGCGCGAAGAGTATTCCCGTGAAATCCTCGATATGGACTCCGCCGATGCCGACCCGTTGAAGCAGTTCGAACGTTGGTTCGAACAAGCGATGCAGGCAGATTTGCTGGAACCCAACGCAATGGCGATGGTCACCGTTGACGGCGATCATCGGCCAGCCGCGCGGACCGTACTACTAAAGATGTTCGATGCAAATGGATTCGTTTTTTATACGAACTATACCAGCCGCAAAGCGAGGCATATCGAAGGCAACCCGCATGTGACGTTGCTGTTCCAGTGGTTACCGCTGCAACGCCAAGTAGAGATCAATGGTATCGCCAGCAAAGTGTCGACGGCGGAATCGATGAAGTACTTTATGGTGCGTCCGCGCGGCAGCCAGCTCGGTGCCTGGATTTCGCAACAAAGCAGCGTCATTTCGAATCGCAAATTGCTAGAGCTGAAACTGCAAGAATTGAAGACCAAGTTTGCAGGCGGAGAGATACCGCTACCCGATTTTTGGGGCGGTTATCGAATCAAGCCCCACCGTATGGAGTTTTGGCAGGGGGGGCCAAACCGACTCCATGATCGCATCGAATATCAAAAAAACGATAGCGATTCAGCAAACGATTGGCGGCGACAGCGATTGTCGCCCTAA
- a CDS encoding SixA phosphatase family protein, with the protein MTDEPEQDESRPDRPKRLLLMRHAKSDWGDAGLTDHQRPLNKRGRRDAPAMGQWLVENDCCPTRILCSSAVRTRETFDRLQPQLEAKPDVFYSDLLYGATAETLARVVRREGDNATSLMVIAHNPGISELVSCLAGEYIGMSTAAIAVFESPVDSWDDFKFDKHCVPMKMIQFMRPKELSV; encoded by the coding sequence ATGACCGACGAACCAGAACAAGACGAATCACGGCCGGATCGACCCAAACGGCTCCTTTTGATGCGGCACGCCAAAAGCGATTGGGGTGATGCCGGGCTGACAGATCACCAACGACCGCTCAATAAACGTGGCCGTCGGGACGCTCCGGCGATGGGCCAATGGCTGGTTGAAAACGATTGCTGTCCCACTCGCATCCTTTGCTCTTCCGCCGTACGAACTCGCGAAACCTTCGACCGATTGCAACCGCAGTTGGAAGCTAAACCCGACGTTTTCTATAGCGATTTGCTTTACGGTGCGACTGCCGAAACGCTGGCCCGCGTTGTTCGTCGCGAAGGAGACAACGCGACGAGCTTAATGGTAATCGCACACAACCCCGGCATTTCCGAACTGGTTTCCTGTTTAGCAGGCGAGTATATCGGCATGTCGACCGCTGCGATCGCGGTTTTTGAATCGCCCGTGGATTCTTGGGACGATTTTAAGTTCGACAAGCACTGCGTGCCGATGAAGATGATCCAATTCATGCGTCCTAAAGAACTATCCGTTTGA